A single region of the Eremothecium gossypii ATCC 10895 chromosome V, complete sequence genome encodes:
- the PPN1 gene encoding endopolyphosphatase (Syntenic homolog of Saccharomyces cerevisiae YDR452W (PPN1)) yields the protein MAAEEGRRLQMKNGEGVGRSGRPRWALWIAALMAGALWWTVHSDAVALMSKACGKDAATTPRAARALRGRFLHITDIHPDPLYVEGSSIAGACHGDPARDASDRAGRFGDAMGGCDAPMDLMNYTLAWVATHLRDEIDFVVWTGDNARHDNDRRQPRTAEQILHMNAQVADQFYELFQQQRDGDTMQGVPVVPSLGNNDVFPHNMFSLGPTLMTRQLQRIWAKFIPEEQRQAFEHDTSFFVEVIPDRLAVISFNTLYFFKSNPLVDNCNDKAQPGHALLLWLGSVLEEMRARNMKVWLSGHVPPIPKNFEGSCYNKLAWWTYEYRDVIIGGLYGHMNVDHFYPADGKAAKKSIKRRGKARTKERNTQEQPLDILDDSVDNLFSGRGAMPLRKEKYMRRLFKDVYCPIAKRLEDKGKQEQSYERYSMVHVAASVIPTFNPGFRVWEYNLTGIDNAVAPAPWTRLVRRAQQILSPLRKKKHGPDRTLPPKKPKHLAAGPGHIPQALTPIRFTQYYADLAEINKDYARELEAGRSHDEAAAAAFRYKIEYTSEDEPYPMESLLVRDYVKLASKLTEDRTAWKTYVRRAFVSSGYRDN from the coding sequence ATGGCAGCAGAAGAGGGCCGAAGGCTGCAGATGAAGAACGGTGAGGGCGTGGGTCGCTCAGGACGCCCGAGGTGGGCGCTGTGGATCGCGGCTCTGATGGCTGGCGCACTATGGTGGACGGTGCACAGCGATGCGGTAGCGTTGATGAGCAAGGCTTGCGGGAAGGACGCAGCGACTACGCCGAGGGCGGCGAGGGCGTTACGTGGACGTTTTCTGCACATAACAGACATTCACCCAGATCCTTTGTACGTTGAGGGGTCGTCGATCGCCGGGGCGTGCCACGGGGACCCTGCACGGGATGCGTCTGACCGCGCGGGGCGGTTTGGAGACGCGATGGGTGGGTGCGACGCACCGATGGACTTGATGAACTATACTCTAGCATGGGTAGCGACCCACCTGCGGGACGAGATTGACTTTGTTGTGTGGACTGGGGACAATGCCCGTCACGACAACGACCGTCGGCAGCCGCGGACTGCAGAGCAGATTCTGCATATGAACGCGCAGGTCGCAGACCAATTCTATGAGCTtttccagcagcagcgcgatGGGGACACTATGCAGGGCGTCCCGGTGGTGCCATCGCTAGGCAACAACGATGTCTTTCCACACAACATGTTCTCGCTGGGCCCGACACTCATGACacgccagctgcagcgcatCTGGGCGAAGTTCATACCGGAAGAGCAGCGCCAGGCGTTTGAGCACGATACATCTTTCTTTGTGGAGGTAATTCCTGACCGGCTGGCAGTGATTTCTTTTAACACGCTCTACTTCTTCAAGTCGAACCCGCTAGTGGACAATTGTAACGACAAGGCTCAACCGGGCCatgcgctgctgctctgGCTTGGAAGTGTGCTGGAGGAGATGCGTGCTCGCAATATGAAGGTGTGGCTGTCTGGCCATGTGCCCCCTATTCCGAAGAACTTCGAGGGATCCTGCTACAACAAACTAGCCTGGTGGACCTACGAATATCGCGATGTTATCATTGGTGGCCTTTACGGACACATGAATGTTGACCATTTTTACCCGGCCGATGGAAAGGCGGCGAAGAAGAGTATAAAGCGCAGAGGGAAGGCCCGGACGAAAGAACGCAACACCCAGGAACAACCGCTGGATATTCTTGATGATAGTGTTGACAACCTCTTCAGCGGCCGGGGCGCCATGCCATTAAGAAAGGAAAAATACATGCGCAGATTGTTCAAGGATGTGTACTGCCCAATTGCCAAGCGTTTGGAGGACAAGGGGAAGCAAGAGCAAAGCTACGAACGGTACAGCATGGTCCATGTCGCGGCTTCAGTGATTCCGACTTTCAACCCTGGCTTCCGCGTTTGGGAGTACAATCTTACTGGCATTGATAACGCTGTGGCCCCCGCACCATGGACCCGATTGGtgcgccgcgcgcagcaaATCTTATCCCCACTCCGCAAGAAAAAGCACGGCCCGGACAGAACGTTGCCGCCCAAGAAACCTAAACATCTCGCGGCCGGCCCAGGCCATATACCACAGGCACTTACACCTATCCGGTTTACCCAGTACTATGCAGATCTTGCAGAGATTAACAAGGACTATGCCAGAGAACTGGAGGCGGGGCGGTCGCACGATgaggcagcagcagcagcgttTCGGTACAAGATCGAATACACATCGGAGGATGAACCATACCCGATGGAGTCGCTACTAGTGCGTGACTATGTAAAGCTGGCCTCGAAGCTTACGGAGGATCGAACTGCGTGGAAGACGTACGTCCGCCGCGCTTTCGTATCCAGCGGCTACCGCGACAACTAG